One window of the Pieris brassicae chromosome 4, ilPieBrab1.1, whole genome shotgun sequence genome contains the following:
- the LOC123708511 gene encoding 28S ribosomal protein S23, mitochondrial: protein MATSRLERIGTICTRAEGLLKHGAIKPDDRPIWFDVYQAFPPLVEPKFARPKPENKPIRQILYKEDTIRAKFHMQGHGLGLNMLSPYGETQIKKLIQKYEQLQREGVQDTELVEKSVSAVVSHKESEQITIKANPESATAQVLSEANLKNIFKQ from the exons ATGGCGACAAGTAGATTGGAAAGAATTGGAACAATATGTACAAG agcTGAAGGATTGCTTAAACATGGGGCTATAAAACCAGATGATAGGCCCATTTGGTTTGATGTATATCAAGCCTTCCCACCCCTAGTGGAACCAAAGTTTGCAAGACCAAAGCCAGAAAATAAGCCTATAAGACAAATTTTGTACAAAGAAGATACAATTAGGGC AAAATTTCATATGCAAGGACATGGATTAGGATTGAACATGCTAAGTCCCTATGGAGAGACTCAAATAAAGAAACTGATTCAGAAGTATGAACAACTGCAAAGGGAAGGTGTACAAGATACAGAATTAGTAGAGAAGTCTGTTTCTGCTGTTGTTAGCCACAAGGAATCTGAACAAATCACAATAAAAGCTAATCCAGAATCTGCTACTGCTCAAGTTTTATCAgaagcaaatttaaaaaatatttttaagcaatAG